The Flavobacterium sp. HJ-32-4 genome contains a region encoding:
- a CDS encoding acyl carrier protein — protein MEQQFLTAFGDILELQPDEINLDDTFRDYDTWDSLASLSVIAMLDEEFGVHIESGDFTAIQTVGQLMEEVKKRMA, from the coding sequence ATGGAACAACAATTTCTCACTGCTTTTGGCGACATCCTCGAACTTCAGCCTGACGAAATCAACCTTGATGACACGTTTCGCGATTACGACACATGGGACTCCCTTGCCAGTCTTTCGGTGATCGCGATGCTTGATGAAGAGTTCGGCGTGCATATCGAATCGGGTGACTTCACCGCCATCCAGACGGTCGGCCAGTTAATGGAGGAAGTGAAGAAACGAATGGCCTAG
- a CDS encoding 3-oxoacyl-ACP synthase III family protein: MVLGNFKDIRVAGVSVAVPSKRYGVENYHDAFGADVVAKFTEMTGVSSVCRAVPEQTASDLGYEAAHNLFSKSDIDPSEIGMLVFVSQKPDYRSPSTAFLLHKRLGLPASCSCFDINLACSGFVYGLQTTLSMLQASDAKKALLITADTSIKTLAPEDRTMVMLFGDSGSAVVLEKQVGAPPISIGMRSDGSRFKSIITPSGAYRNVESPTERVEWTDGIKRSDFDTHMKGMEVFGFSIKDVPQLLQDFLNETQTQPDTYDYFTLHQANMYILKQISRKVKLPFEKIPVSLDRFGNNSSNSVPLVLADHFGTESGRSIRTLMAGFGAGLSWACADVTIDTDVILPLHITDAFATEAQLLA, from the coding sequence ATGGTACTGGGAAATTTTAAGGATATCCGGGTTGCAGGCGTATCGGTAGCGGTGCCCAGCAAGCGGTATGGCGTCGAGAATTATCACGATGCATTCGGCGCAGACGTAGTCGCGAAGTTTACGGAAATGACGGGTGTGTCGAGCGTATGCCGGGCCGTTCCCGAACAGACAGCGTCTGATTTAGGATATGAAGCCGCGCACAACCTCTTCTCAAAGTCCGACATCGACCCATCCGAAATCGGCATGTTGGTTTTTGTCAGCCAAAAACCCGATTATCGTTCGCCTTCTACGGCTTTCCTGTTGCACAAACGATTGGGACTTCCGGCCTCCTGTTCCTGTTTTGATATCAACCTGGCTTGCTCTGGCTTCGTTTACGGCCTCCAGACGACATTATCGATGCTGCAGGCGTCGGACGCGAAAAAAGCCCTCCTGATCACTGCAGACACGTCTATCAAGACCCTAGCACCTGAAGACCGCACCATGGTAATGCTGTTCGGCGACAGTGGTTCGGCGGTCGTGCTCGAAAAACAGGTGGGGGCACCACCGATTTCGATCGGGATGCGCAGCGATGGTTCGCGCTTCAAAAGCATCATCACTCCGTCCGGCGCCTACCGAAATGTCGAGTCACCAACCGAGCGGGTCGAGTGGACCGACGGTATCAAACGATCCGATTTCGATACCCACATGAAGGGTATGGAGGTATTTGGCTTTTCCATAAAAGACGTACCACAGTTGCTGCAGGACTTCCTCAATGAAACCCAGACGCAACCAGATACCTACGATTATTTCACGCTGCACCAGGCCAATATGTACATCCTGAAACAGATATCGCGTAAGGTGAAGCTCCCATTCGAGAAAATACCGGTTTCCCTTGACCGGTTTGGCAACAACTCGAGTAACTCCGTTCCATTGGTGCTGGCCGATCATTTCGGAACCGAATCCGGGCGGTCGATACGTACGCTGATGGCCGGTTTTGGGGCGGGTTTGTCATGGGCCTGCGCCGACGTGACCATTGATACCGACGTCATATTGCCGCTTCATATTACCGATGCGTTTGCAACCGAAGCGCAGTTATTGGCGTGA
- a CDS encoding SDR family NAD(P)-dependent oxidoreductase: MGLLDNKVCLVTGANKGIGRAIAGRFAAEGAIVYANARAEGSLDELVSNHPNLHPLYFDVTDAQGAKEAVMKIKSEQQRLDVLVNNAGMVTYEMLGMVNMDTFRQMFEVNVVGTIQLMQLATRLMTRQQSGSIINMASIVGDKGAKGQLSYAATKGAVIAATKSAAKEFAAQNIRVNAVAPGMVGTERFTEVFEKNFSDRIQQVGMGRLATPEEIANTCVFLASDLSSYVTGEIIGVNGSTVI; encoded by the coding sequence ATGGGATTGCTGGATAATAAGGTATGCCTCGTAACCGGTGCCAATAAAGGAATCGGTCGTGCTATCGCCGGTCGCTTTGCAGCGGAAGGAGCGATTGTATACGCCAATGCCCGAGCCGAAGGTTCGCTGGATGAACTGGTTTCGAACCATCCCAACCTACACCCACTGTATTTCGACGTAACCGATGCCCAGGGGGCCAAAGAAGCCGTCATGAAGATCAAGTCGGAGCAACAACGCCTCGATGTATTGGTCAACAACGCTGGCATGGTCACCTATGAAATGCTCGGCATGGTCAACATGGATACGTTCCGGCAAATGTTTGAAGTAAACGTGGTGGGTACCATCCAGTTGATGCAATTGGCCACACGTCTGATGACACGCCAACAGTCCGGTTCCATCATCAACATGGCGAGTATCGTAGGGGATAAGGGCGCAAAAGGGCAATTGTCATATGCCGCTACAAAAGGAGCGGTGATTGCCGCTACCAAGTCGGCTGCCAAGGAATTCGCGGCCCAAAATATACGGGTCAATGCGGTAGCGCCAGGTATGGTAGGCACCGAACGGTTCACCGAAGTATTCGAAAAGAATTTCAGCGACAGGATACAGCAGGTAGGCATGGGGCGCCTGGCGACCCCGGAGGAAATCGCGAACACCTGCGTTTTTCTGGCGTCTGACCTTTCAAGTTATGTAACGGGAGAAATAATAGGCGTAAACGGCAGCACAGTTATCTGA
- a CDS encoding sugar transferase, which produces MYRDFIKPVWEFLLALVIALILSPVILLLTLLLAISNRGKPFFLQDRPGKDGKLFKLIKFKTMRDAFHPDGTPLPDKERITKVGAFVRGFSLDEFPQLFNVLKGDMAIIGPRPLLVSYLPLYSPEQARRHEVKPGITGWAQIKGRNSLSWDEKFRYDVWYVDNISFATDMKIFWMSFAKVVQRDGIDNSATHTMQRFTGNAPDPKS; this is translated from the coding sequence ATGTATAGGGATTTTATCAAGCCGGTTTGGGAATTCTTGTTGGCATTGGTCATTGCCCTTATCCTTTCCCCCGTCATTTTATTACTTACGCTGCTGCTGGCCATCAGCAACAGGGGGAAGCCGTTCTTTTTGCAGGATCGCCCCGGGAAAGACGGAAAGCTGTTCAAGTTGATTAAATTCAAAACGATGCGGGATGCGTTTCATCCGGATGGAACACCACTGCCCGATAAAGAACGGATTACAAAAGTGGGCGCGTTCGTCCGGGGCTTTTCGTTGGATGAATTTCCGCAGCTATTCAATGTTTTGAAAGGAGATATGGCGATCATCGGTCCGCGTCCGCTATTGGTAAGTTACCTCCCGTTGTACTCCCCTGAACAGGCCCGTCGGCATGAAGTAAAACCCGGCATTACGGGATGGGCCCAGATAAAGGGACGTAACTCGTTGTCTTGGGACGAAAAGTTCCGTTATGACGTCTGGTACGTCGACAACATATCGTTTGCCACCGATATGAAAATCTTCTGGATGAGTTTCGCCAAGGTCGTGCAACGGGATGGGATCGACAATTCGGCGACCCACACCATGCAGCGATTCACCGGCAACGCGCCAGACCCTAAATCGTGA
- a CDS encoding NeuD/PglB/VioB family sugar acetyltransferase — MKKLVIIGAGGFAREMYDLANVCFGHDPSFSVRGFLSDGPSNIEELGYPPVLSTVAAYEPQPEDVFFCAIGKVSDRQKTVTIIQEKGGVFINLIHPTAVISPSVKLGVGVGIKAFCVLASDVSIGDFSFLQSSVIMGHDVSIGRFCQVNSFAFFAGYAQVHDRSSVNAGAKLIQNVVVEEDAVVGVGSVVLRKVKRGTTVFGVPAKQINL; from the coding sequence ATGAAAAAACTGGTTATAATAGGGGCCGGCGGATTTGCGAGGGAGATGTACGACCTGGCAAATGTCTGTTTCGGTCACGACCCATCCTTCTCTGTCCGGGGATTCTTGAGCGACGGTCCGTCTAATATCGAAGAACTCGGGTATCCGCCTGTCTTGTCGACCGTAGCGGCCTACGAACCGCAACCGGAAGACGTGTTTTTCTGTGCCATCGGGAAGGTTTCCGACCGCCAGAAAACGGTGACAATCATCCAGGAAAAAGGGGGCGTTTTTATCAACCTGATTCATCCTACCGCTGTCATTTCACCCAGTGTGAAACTGGGGGTCGGAGTCGGCATCAAAGCCTTCTGTGTGTTGGCGAGTGATGTCAGCATCGGCGATTTTTCTTTCCTGCAAAGTTCCGTCATCATGGGGCACGACGTGTCGATCGGCCGTTTCTGCCAGGTCAATTCGTTCGCCTTTTTTGCCGGTTATGCGCAAGTGCACGACCGTTCCTCTGTCAATGCCGGTGCCAAGCTGATCCAGAATGTGGTCGTAGAAGAGGACGCCGTTGTGGGGGTGGGCAGTGTGGTGTTGCGTAAAGTCAAACGCGGAACGACCGTATTTGGTGTCCCCGCCAAGCAAATAAACTTGTAA
- a CDS encoding glycosyltransferase family 4 protein: MKKRKLIVGISFEGSVILLPGQMRHFTDLGYETYLLAPVSDRCREFCEREGCTLLPIVIEREISLFRDIKTLIAIIRIFRRVKPDIINLGTPKVSLLGMMAGYLLGIRNRIYTCRGYRFEHEHGMKRRILVGMEKLTSKLAHEIICISPSVREFGLKNRLFSPEKAHVINKGSSNGFDLRRFHPDAVDPEAKKKLAETLGFTGKFVYGFVGRIVDRKGIRELFEAFSALSAKYPDLELLIVGGVEEVQIADKTMLKRMQDTPNIHFVGPQKDVPLYISLCDVFVLPAWWEGFGNVLVQAAAVGVPVISTTGTGSRDAVSHDFNGLLVEPKDEVGLAAAMERLYADRDLRLQMGRNGLEWARNFDNAIIWNGMDELYKKR, translated from the coding sequence ATGAAAAAGAGAAAACTAATCGTAGGCATCTCGTTCGAGGGATCGGTGATATTACTACCCGGCCAGATGCGGCATTTTACCGACCTTGGCTACGAAACCTATTTGCTGGCGCCGGTTAGCGATCGCTGCCGCGAGTTTTGCGAGCGGGAAGGTTGTACGCTCCTTCCCATCGTGATTGAGCGGGAGATTTCACTTTTTCGCGATATAAAGACCCTTATTGCCATTATTCGGATCTTCCGCCGCGTGAAACCGGACATCATCAACCTCGGAACGCCCAAAGTATCGTTGTTGGGGATGATGGCAGGCTACCTGCTGGGCATCCGCAACCGGATATACACCTGTCGCGGCTACCGTTTCGAGCACGAACACGGCATGAAACGCCGCATTTTGGTCGGGATGGAAAAGTTGACATCAAAGCTGGCGCATGAGATCATCTGTATAAGTCCATCGGTGCGCGAATTCGGCCTTAAGAACCGCTTATTCAGTCCCGAAAAGGCACATGTGATCAACAAAGGAAGCAGCAACGGATTCGACCTCCGACGGTTCCATCCGGATGCGGTTGATCCTGAAGCCAAAAAGAAACTGGCCGAAACACTCGGATTCACTGGCAAGTTCGTTTATGGCTTTGTCGGGCGTATCGTCGACAGGAAAGGGATTCGTGAACTTTTCGAGGCGTTCAGTGCCTTATCCGCGAAATATCCCGACCTTGAGTTATTGATTGTGGGTGGAGTGGAAGAGGTGCAGATTGCCGACAAAACCATGCTGAAACGCATGCAGGACACCCCAAACATCCACTTTGTCGGACCCCAGAAAGACGTGCCGCTGTATATCAGCCTCTGCGATGTATTCGTGCTTCCGGCCTGGTGGGAAGGCTTCGGCAATGTGTTGGTGCAGGCGGCGGCTGTGGGCGTTCCGGTTATCAGTACGACGGGTACGGGTAGCCGCGATGCGGTTTCCCACGACTTCAACGGCCTGTTGGTCGAACCCAAAGATGAGGTTGGATTGGCAGCAGCGATGGAGAGATTGTATGCTGATCGTGACCTGCGCCTGCAAATGGGTCGGAATGGACTTGAATGGGCCCGCAATTTCGACAACGCAATTATTTGGAATGGAATGGATGAACTTTATAAAAAACGCTGA
- a CDS encoding glycosyltransferase codes for MEKEPKKARICIVAPSRKMGGIERALSVLANYFDDEGYEVYYISCLKGQPFYRMNTGIHVREPQKTRSSSIVNKLTFYPFLLRFIRRNVRDIRPDVILTFGDFFNPLVLLAVKGLGIPTYISDRTSPDYNFPAAVQFGKKWLYPQSAGFIAQTRRAADYKIRQFGDRLRIRIIPNAIRDVVVSDVPKVPSILYVGRFAWEKGPERLIRAFARISERGNWKLTMAGDGPLWEKMKQLAVELKVDSSIEFLGKVEDVDALMSSSSIYVIPSVLEGFPNALCEAMAAGLPCLCFDSIPFEDILEPDESGIVIPDGDLDAMALRLQELMADPEKRVRMGEKAKENAKRRKKEAIGAEFLNFMGI; via the coding sequence ATGGAAAAAGAGCCTAAAAAAGCACGGATTTGCATCGTAGCACCCTCCCGAAAAATGGGAGGCATCGAACGGGCGTTGTCCGTACTGGCGAATTACTTCGACGACGAGGGCTATGAAGTCTACTATATTTCCTGCCTGAAAGGACAGCCGTTTTACCGAATGAACACCGGTATACACGTTCGGGAACCGCAGAAAACCCGTTCGTCGTCTATCGTAAACAAACTGACGTTTTACCCCTTTCTGCTGCGGTTCATCCGCCGGAACGTGCGGGATATTCGTCCGGACGTCATCCTGACTTTCGGCGATTTCTTCAATCCGCTGGTATTATTGGCCGTGAAAGGATTAGGAATACCGACCTATATCTCCGATCGCACGAGTCCCGACTATAACTTCCCGGCAGCCGTGCAGTTCGGAAAGAAATGGCTGTATCCGCAAAGCGCGGGCTTTATTGCCCAAACCCGACGTGCGGCCGATTACAAAATACGACAGTTCGGCGATCGCCTGCGCATCCGGATCATTCCGAATGCCATCCGCGATGTCGTCGTATCTGATGTGCCCAAAGTACCTTCAATCCTGTATGTGGGCCGATTTGCCTGGGAAAAAGGTCCGGAACGCCTGATCCGTGCCTTCGCCCGTATTTCCGAAAGAGGAAACTGGAAACTGACAATGGCCGGCGACGGTCCGCTTTGGGAGAAAATGAAGCAACTCGCCGTCGAACTCAAGGTCGACTCTTCCATTGAATTTCTGGGCAAAGTAGAAGATGTCGATGCGCTGATGTCGTCGTCATCGATCTACGTGATACCGTCGGTTTTGGAAGGTTTTCCCAATGCGCTCTGCGAAGCGATGGCCGCGGGTTTGCCCTGCCTGTGTTTCGACAGTATTCCGTTTGAAGACATCCTGGAACCCGACGAAAGCGGCATTGTGATTCCAGACGGTGACCTCGACGCCATGGCGCTGCGGTTGCAGGAATTGATGGCGGATCCGGAAAAAAGGGTACGCATGGGAGAGAAGGCGAAAGAGAACGCCAAACGACGGAAGAAAGAAGCCATCGGCGCCGAGTTTCTAAATTTTATGGGGATATGA
- a CDS encoding AMP-binding protein, whose protein sequence is MALFRLDTHPGNHVAAIDAHGATCTYDKLRRFSVDFENAIEPRALLFILSKNTVGAFSGFVASALSGAVPVLLAADTDPELLERLYDEYQPAYIWAEETPGENPLPSVLSYQGFHLFKTPFGPTPLHQNLALLLPTSGSTGSPKLVRHSYDNLEASARNVAAFFGLKPSDRAIAALPMHYTMGLSVITSHLHAGATVLLTDQSLTDGGFWQFIKTHRATSFTGVPYSFEILSKLRFFRMDLPDLELLAQGGGKLNETLFQDYAAFAVQHNKRFIATYGQTEGTARMAFLPPELATVKTGSIGRAIPEGTLRLLDEQGNEIETPDTPGEMVYEGPNVTMGYAYNRSDLTLGDERKGVLPTGDIARRDADGCYYITGRLSRFLKLYGTRVSLDETEQLVRGAFDTDCMCTGNDQQMRIHVTNPDIQKEVLDFMVTKTGLFHRAFEVVVVDEIKRNQAGKTLYQ, encoded by the coding sequence ATGGCACTTTTCCGACTCGACACACATCCGGGTAATCACGTAGCGGCTATTGATGCCCACGGCGCGACGTGCACCTATGACAAACTGCGGCGGTTTTCGGTCGATTTCGAAAACGCGATCGAACCCCGTGCGCTGCTTTTCATCCTATCCAAAAATACAGTAGGCGCTTTCTCAGGTTTTGTAGCATCGGCGCTATCGGGTGCTGTGCCGGTTTTACTGGCAGCCGATACCGATCCGGAACTGCTGGAACGACTCTATGACGAGTATCAGCCCGCTTACATCTGGGCCGAAGAGACGCCGGGAGAAAATCCCCTTCCTTCGGTTCTTTCCTATCAGGGTTTCCACCTTTTCAAAACGCCTTTTGGCCCTACGCCGCTGCACCAAAACCTGGCGCTTTTGTTGCCGACCTCCGGTTCAACCGGCAGTCCGAAGCTTGTGCGTCACAGCTACGATAACCTGGAAGCCAGTGCGCGCAATGTAGCGGCTTTCTTCGGGCTCAAACCATCTGACCGGGCCATTGCGGCCTTGCCGATGCATTACACCATGGGCTTGTCGGTCATCACCAGCCATTTACACGCCGGCGCTACCGTATTGCTGACCGACCAAAGCCTTACCGACGGCGGTTTCTGGCAGTTCATTAAAACCCATCGCGCCACCAGTTTTACGGGAGTTCCCTACAGTTTTGAGATCCTTTCGAAACTGCGCTTCTTCCGTATGGATTTACCCGATCTGGAGTTGTTGGCACAGGGTGGGGGCAAACTCAATGAAACGTTGTTCCAGGACTATGCCGCTTTTGCCGTCCAGCATAATAAGCGTTTTATCGCGACCTATGGACAGACCGAAGGAACAGCGCGTATGGCCTTCCTGCCACCCGAACTGGCGACCGTAAAAACCGGCAGTATCGGACGGGCTATTCCGGAAGGTACGCTGCGGCTTCTGGACGAGCAGGGAAATGAAATCGAGACGCCGGATACGCCAGGCGAAATGGTGTATGAAGGGCCCAATGTGACCATGGGTTATGCCTATAACCGTTCCGATCTTACATTGGGAGATGAACGGAAAGGCGTCCTTCCGACCGGAGACATCGCCCGTCGCGATGCAGACGGATGTTATTACATTACAGGCCGGTTGAGCCGCTTCCTCAAATTATACGGCACGCGTGTCAGTCTGGATGAAACCGAGCAACTGGTACGGGGCGCGTTCGATACCGATTGTATGTGCACCGGTAATGACCAGCAAATGCGCATCCATGTAACCAATCCCGATATCCAGAAAGAAGTGCTTGATTTCATGGTGACCAAAACCGGACTTTTCCACCGCGCGTTCGAAGTCGTGGTGGTCGACGAAATCAAACGAAACCAGGCCGGTAAAACCTTATATCAGTAA
- a CDS encoding acyl carrier protein translates to MSNLEKYVGAFVTVFNVDPAQVGPEFTSSSVDTWDSITQLSLVTEMEDTFDIMLDTEDILNFKSFEEGKTIVAKYGVAI, encoded by the coding sequence ATGAGCAATTTAGAAAAGTACGTAGGCGCATTTGTTACTGTTTTTAACGTAGACCCTGCCCAGGTGGGGCCTGAATTTACCTCGTCATCCGTTGATACCTGGGATTCCATCACGCAATTGAGCCTGGTGACGGAAATGGAGGATACGTTCGATATAATGTTGGACACCGAAGACATCCTTAACTTCAAATCATTTGAAGAAGGGAAGACGATTGTCGCCAAATACGGCGTTGCCATCTGA
- a CDS encoding SDR family NAD(P)-dependent oxidoreductase, whose product MTAAPFRLDTKNILVTGASSGIGKAIATVAAAQGASVCLTARDTAKLEAAKATLNGDGHRIFSADLGNVADLEALTDQLPELNGVVLNAGMVKTVPVRFMTQEDIQYMFAVNIQGSMQLVQKLLKKKKIASGGSICFISSIATQKITLGNAMYSATKGAVNSFAKALALEMAPKGIRSNVIMPGFVETNILEESSISAEQLAIHQKKYPIGRFGRPEDVAHLALYLLADESSWMTGSLLPIDGGYSL is encoded by the coding sequence ATGACAGCAGCACCTTTTCGTCTCGATACCAAAAACATTCTCGTTACCGGCGCGTCTTCCGGAATTGGGAAAGCCATCGCCACAGTCGCCGCTGCCCAGGGCGCTTCTGTATGCCTGACCGCGCGCGATACCGCCAAACTGGAGGCAGCGAAAGCGACACTCAATGGTGACGGGCACCGGATTTTTTCGGCGGATCTCGGAAATGTAGCCGATTTGGAGGCCCTGACCGATCAGCTGCCCGAACTGAATGGCGTCGTGCTGAACGCGGGCATGGTCAAAACAGTGCCCGTTCGGTTTATGACCCAGGAAGATATCCAGTATATGTTCGCTGTGAACATACAGGGGTCGATGCAGTTGGTACAAAAGCTATTGAAGAAAAAGAAGATCGCATCGGGTGGAAGCATATGCTTCATATCGTCGATTGCGACCCAAAAGATAACGTTGGGAAATGCCATGTACAGCGCCACGAAAGGCGCCGTGAATTCCTTCGCCAAAGCCTTGGCATTGGAGATGGCACCCAAAGGCATCCGTTCGAATGTCATCATGCCGGGGTTTGTGGAAACCAACATCCTGGAAGAAAGCAGTATTTCGGCTGAACAATTGGCCATCCATCAAAAAAAGTATCCCATCGGGCGTTTTGGTCGACCAGAGGATGTGGCACACCTTGCCCTCTACCTGCTCGCCGATGAGTCTTCCTGGATGACGGGAAGCCTGCTGCCAATCGATGGTGGATACTCACTATAG